ATCAGTCCCCAGCATGTACAGGAGGTACAGCACAGAGCCTTACTGGCAGCGGAAGACGCTTCCGTAAGTATTATGATCAATGAGGAAGATCACCTGCGTATTCAGTGCATGACGGCAGGCCTGGAATTGGGGGAAGCCCTGGACCTGGCCAACCGGGTGGATGACAGTCTGGAGGCAAAGCACAGCTTCGGGTTTAATGAGCAAATGGGCTACCTGACAGCTTGTCCGACTAACCTGGGAACAGGGCTCAGGGCTTCGGTGATGCTTCATCTTCCGGTCCTGGTGCTTACGCGGCAAATCAACCGGGTTATTGGAGCTGCCACCCAGATTGGACTGGCGGTGCGCGGCTTTTACGGTGAAGGGACGGAGGCCGTTGGCAATGTGTTTCAGATCTCCAATCAGCTGACCTTAGGGTATACGGAGAATGAGATTATTGACAATCTAAATAGCGTGGTGCGTCAAATTGTTGAACAGGAGCGAAAAGCCCGCCGGCTGCTGCTGGCGGAATCCAAGGACACTTTGTCCGACCGGATCTGGCGGTCCTTCGGAATTTTGCGTTATGCCCGCAGTATAACCGGACAGGAAGCGCTGACCATGCTGAGCGAGGTGCGGCTGGGGATTGATATGGGCATTGTAACCGATGTCCCGGAAAATATTTTTAATGAACTATTGGTAACTACGCGGCCTAACTTTTTGCAGAAGC
This DNA window, taken from Propionispora vibrioides, encodes the following:
- a CDS encoding protein arginine kinase, translated to MSIESLLNESMNSWMLGGGKEADIVLSSRVRLARNLEGIPFPNRASDEDLAVVAKEIAGSMEDLKKATQHEYIFADMEELSPLDRYVLVEKHIISPQHVQEVQHRALLAAEDASVSIMINEEDHLRIQCMTAGLELGEALDLANRVDDSLEAKHSFGFNEQMGYLTACPTNLGTGLRASVMLHLPVLVLTRQINRVIGAATQIGLAVRGFYGEGTEAVGNVFQISNQLTLGYTENEIIDNLNSVVRQIVEQERKARRLLLAESKDTLSDRIWRSFGILRYARSITGQEALTMLSEVRLGIDMGIVTDVPENIFNELLVTTRPNFLQKLAMNRGLHSEHRDQLRAKIIRKRLREVDKYV